The uncultured Desulfobulbus sp. genome window below encodes:
- a CDS encoding NADH-quinone oxidoreductase subunit H, giving the protein MASFLSLLLALAAAPLYPGIILKVKAFFAGKKGPPLLIKYYTLWKLLQKGSVYSTSTTFVFKLGPVVSFAAAVLPLLFFPFAGNASLFSFHGDVVLMLYVMGMGRFFTVVAALDTASPFEGMGCAREVFFSTLAELTLFAILILFYRLSGSLSMSSFFSEGNTLTLAGASGALIVLVIVALFMVLLTENSRVPVDDPATHLELTMIHEVMILDHSGPDLALIELGAFYKLFFYAAFIIQLLCPFALPLSLLNIIVFFILLALVYAGVGVIESIMARFKMNHVPKFILTSFVLGFFAVILTMGVLQ; this is encoded by the coding sequence ATGGCATCATTTCTTTCACTGCTTCTGGCGCTGGCTGCAGCGCCGCTCTACCCGGGTATCATTCTTAAGGTAAAGGCCTTTTTTGCCGGGAAAAAGGGGCCACCACTGCTCATTAAATATTATACGTTGTGGAAGCTTTTGCAAAAGGGCTCGGTCTACTCCACCTCCACAACCTTTGTCTTCAAACTCGGGCCGGTGGTCTCCTTTGCCGCAGCTGTCCTGCCCTTGCTCTTTTTTCCCTTTGCTGGCAATGCATCCCTGTTCTCCTTTCATGGGGATGTGGTCCTGATGCTCTACGTTATGGGGATGGGAAGATTTTTTACGGTTGTCGCCGCCCTGGATACCGCCTCGCCTTTTGAGGGGATGGGCTGTGCCCGCGAAGTCTTTTTCTCTACCCTGGCCGAGCTGACGCTTTTTGCCATTCTCATTTTGTTTTACCGGCTTTCGGGCTCACTCTCCATGAGCAGCTTTTTCAGCGAGGGCAATACACTCACCCTGGCCGGTGCCTCCGGGGCACTCATAGTTCTGGTGATTGTGGCCCTGTTCATGGTGCTCCTGACCGAGAACTCGCGTGTGCCGGTAGATGATCCTGCCACCCATCTTGAGCTGACCATGATCCATGAGGTTATGATCCTCGATCACAGTGGGCCTGACCTGGCCCTGATCGAGCTGGGTGCCTTTTATAAGCTCTTTTTCTATGCCGCCTTCATTATTCAGCTGCTCTGCCCCTTTGCCCTGCCGCTGAGCCTGTTGAACATCATCGTTTTCTTTATCCTGCTGGCCCTGGTCTACGCAGGGGTGGGTGTGATTGAGTCGATCATGGCCCGGTTTAAAATGAACCATGTGCCGAAGTTCATTCTCACCTCATTTGTTCTCGGCTTCTTTGCCGTCATCCTCACCATGGGGGTCCTGCAATGA
- a CDS encoding hydrogenase: MDKMLKITNGQAVGRASIPRVDFAEFSDALTAFVANDGFVVQMFAYQEVGKNLILAVLRNTELYVISTEVGESFPSLTAKASEKFHLFEREIAEQYGVRPEGHPWLKMVRYHANATGADDVFGNDYSVDIPGNYEYFRVEGEAIHEVGVGPVHAGIIEPGHFRFQCAGEEVLHLEIQLGYQHRGVEQMLPSMPMKRMPIICEAIAGDTSVGHNLCLCQAIEGLAGMQVLPGASITRCIAMELERLANHIGDLGALSGDVAFNPPASYFGRIRGEFLNLLQVLCGNRFGKGLVRPGGVAHIMGQEQRQLLRDKLAEITPEIEHVCDLLFTAHTVIARFEHTGTVTKEMATDLGLVGYAGRACGLAYDARIAFPTECYQDLPANSNKVTDGDVNSRAWVRREEVMHSLGLINLLLAKHEALEEVEQAVQTRSVNLAADAFVVTVNEGWRGELSHAVLTDSEGKVERYKIKDPSFHNWTGLAMSLRNQGISDFPLCNKSYNLSYCGFDL; encoded by the coding sequence ATGGATAAGATGCTCAAAATAACCAACGGTCAGGCCGTGGGCCGGGCATCAATTCCACGGGTGGACTTTGCGGAGTTCTCCGATGCCTTGACTGCGTTTGTCGCAAACGATGGCTTTGTGGTGCAGATGTTTGCCTACCAGGAGGTGGGAAAAAATCTGATACTCGCCGTGTTGCGGAACACAGAACTCTATGTGATCAGCACAGAGGTGGGGGAGAGTTTTCCTTCCTTGACCGCCAAGGCCAGTGAGAAGTTTCATCTCTTTGAGCGGGAGATTGCCGAGCAGTACGGGGTGCGCCCCGAGGGGCATCCCTGGCTGAAGATGGTGCGCTATCATGCCAACGCCACCGGGGCAGATGATGTATTCGGTAACGACTACAGCGTCGATATCCCCGGCAACTACGAATATTTCCGGGTTGAAGGCGAGGCGATCCACGAGGTGGGCGTTGGACCCGTGCATGCGGGGATTATTGAACCGGGCCATTTTCGTTTTCAGTGTGCCGGTGAAGAGGTCCTGCACCTGGAGATCCAGCTGGGCTACCAGCACCGGGGCGTGGAACAGATGCTGCCCTCCATGCCGATGAAGCGTATGCCCATCATCTGCGAGGCCATTGCCGGTGACACCTCGGTTGGACATAACCTCTGCCTCTGTCAGGCGATTGAAGGCTTGGCTGGGATGCAGGTGTTGCCAGGTGCCAGCATCACTCGCTGCATTGCCATGGAGCTTGAACGGTTGGCTAACCATATCGGTGATCTTGGCGCGCTGAGTGGCGATGTGGCCTTTAATCCGCCTGCCTCCTATTTTGGCCGGATCAGGGGCGAATTTCTTAACCTGTTGCAGGTGCTCTGTGGTAATCGCTTTGGCAAGGGGCTGGTGCGTCCCGGCGGTGTGGCTCATATCATGGGCCAGGAACAGCGGCAGTTGCTTCGCGATAAACTGGCTGAGATAACACCCGAGATCGAGCATGTCTGTGATCTGCTCTTTACGGCCCATACAGTGATTGCCCGATTTGAACATACCGGCACGGTGACCAAAGAAATGGCAACGGATCTGGGGCTGGTTGGCTATGCGGGAAGGGCCTGTGGGCTTGCCTACGATGCCCGTATTGCCTTCCCCACCGAATGCTATCAGGATCTGCCCGCAAACAGCAATAAAGTGACTGATGGCGATGTTAACAGCCGCGCCTGGGTGCGGCGGGAGGAGGTGATGCATTCACTTGGATTGATCAATCTCCTCCTGGCCAAGCATGAAGCCCTGGAAGAGGTTGAGCAGGCGGTGCAGACTCGATCTGTCAATCTGGCGGCAGATGCTTTTGTGGTGACGGTAAATGAAGGCTGGCGCGGTGAACTCTCCCACGCGGTGCTGACAGATAGCGAGGGCAAGGTTGAGCGCTATAAGATCAAGGATCCCTCCTTTCATAACTGGACCGGACTGGCCATGTCGCTCAGGAATCAGGGAATCTCAGATTTTCCGTTGTGCAACAAAAGCTATAACCTATCCTATTGCGGATTTGACCTGTAA
- a CDS encoding hydrogenase: protein MINFLEVILVLILLTVLLSLGSSRLVALVRIMALQGVLVSLTPLLLKGHGLASLGAVAFYVAMLAIKGVLIPTLLMRAVKSVNIQREIEPFVGYHASILMGLIMLLSAVFMTNSLHLSLPEGRTLILICAVTTMASGLFLMLARKKAITQVIGYLMLENGIYLIGNALSQHHSLYIVEFGVLLDLLVAVMVMGIILTNINHAFDDVDTTLLGQLKD, encoded by the coding sequence ATGATCAATTTTCTTGAAGTCATTCTCGTCTTGATTCTCCTGACGGTGCTGCTCTCCCTGGGCTCGAGCCGTCTGGTGGCCCTGGTGCGTATCATGGCCCTGCAGGGGGTGCTGGTCTCTTTGACGCCGCTCTTGCTCAAAGGGCACGGGCTTGCCAGTCTGGGAGCGGTCGCTTTCTATGTGGCCATGCTTGCGATTAAAGGTGTGCTTATTCCCACGTTGCTCATGCGTGCGGTGAAATCGGTGAATATTCAGCGAGAGATCGAGCCCTTTGTCGGCTACCATGCCTCAATTCTCATGGGGTTGATCATGCTGCTTTCTGCCGTCTTTATGACCAACTCCCTGCATCTCTCTCTGCCTGAGGGGAGGACCTTGATTCTGATCTGCGCGGTCACCACCATGGCCTCAGGCCTTTTCCTGATGCTGGCGCGTAAAAAGGCTATCACCCAGGTCATTGGCTATCTCATGCTGGAAAATGGTATTTATCTGATCGGTAACGCCCTGAGTCAGCATCACAGTCTATATATCGTTGAATTTGGAGTACTGCTGGACCTGCTCGTTGCTGTCATGGTCATGGGGATTATCCTCACCAATATCAACCACGCCTTTGATGACGTCGACACGACTCTCCTGGGACAATTAAAGGATTGA
- a CDS encoding hydrogenase translates to MLKVIQNRIEQGCKTSSYPKEPINLYHRYRGVPKIDPDCPAEIVQQCADICPQDAIDVEGKTIDLGKCTFCGHCEIESEGKFVHFTEDFGLGAANRADLITQGNLPDLAAHAKQEFKKLFGRSLQLRQVSAAGCNSCEADTNVLNTPFFDLSRFGIDFVASPRHADGIHVTGPISLNMKQALLDTYDAVPSPKIVIASGCCSISGGPFYGSDAVVGDLNSIIPVDLYIPGCPPHPLATLHALLKFFKVS, encoded by the coding sequence ATGCTCAAAGTAATCCAGAATAGAATTGAACAGGGCTGTAAGACCTCCAGCTACCCTAAAGAACCCATTAACCTCTATCATCGCTATCGTGGGGTCCCGAAAATCGATCCGGACTGCCCCGCCGAGATTGTCCAGCAATGCGCGGATATCTGTCCTCAGGATGCCATTGATGTTGAGGGGAAGACCATTGATCTGGGCAAATGTACCTTTTGTGGGCATTGTGAGATAGAAAGTGAAGGGAAATTTGTCCATTTCACCGAGGACTTTGGCCTGGGAGCCGCTAACCGGGCTGATCTGATCACCCAGGGCAATCTGCCTGATTTGGCGGCCCATGCCAAGCAGGAGTTCAAAAAACTCTTTGGGCGCTCACTCCAGTTACGTCAGGTCTCTGCGGCCGGTTGTAATAGCTGTGAGGCGGATACCAACGTTTTGAACACCCCGTTTTTTGATCTCTCCCGCTTTGGTATCGATTTTGTGGCCTCGCCCCGACATGCCGACGGCATTCATGTGACCGGGCCCATCTCCCTGAACATGAAACAGGCCCTGCTCGATACCTATGACGCGGTGCCCTCGCCTAAAATCGTCATTGCCAGTGGCTGCTGCTCCATCTCGGGCGGCCCTTTTTACGGCAGTGATGCGGTGGTGGGTGACTTGAACAGTATTATTCCGGTCGATTTATATATACCGGGATGCCCTCCGCACCCACTGGCCACACTGCATGCACTCTTGAAGTTCTTTAAAGTGAGCTGA
- a CDS encoding proton-conducting transporter membrane subunit → METLLLSLAVVLAAGLLPLLANRLFTPIKACYVILTLLGCAWGLYSLWPLMQLSTPATYSVAWLHPFELRFSLDALSSFFLLPILCVCPLAVLYVFHYMDHKKERQRIGVHLFLFNVLVVAMALVVLAGNMISFVLAWEMMSISSFFLVLHEYEEKATRKAGYIYLLFTQLGALCIFSGMGVGFAFTQVLDFSALAKLPETAKLWMFCLMLFGFGSKAGIFPIHIWLPYAHPAAPSNTSAVMSGVMIKMGIYGIARFYGLLEISSPLAGQIVLVFGMISGVLGVVYALGNQDIKKLLAYSSVENIGIILIGFGVGMIGAAEGNLPMAIFGFTGGLLHVLNHSIFKSLLFLGAGAVAKQAGTRKIDLLGGLMKRMPLTGKSFLTGSVAISGLPPFNGFVSEFLIYVGAFYGLQLGGVQYVFAMLAILAMALIGGLAAACFTRIVGIVFLGEPRNERTAATQESGWTMTLPLMLLACCCLVIGLWPEPFVQAAFRAYGVMQANLQLDSAQLLEITGKMALGARIFFVLFLVALVARKVLYRDKVVASGPTWGCGFTQGTVRIQYTGTSYALSMVEFFRPVVRLSVHYTGITKIFPAKPSYETHVDDVAEQALNSGLVTPVQFVLSKLRWIQHGHIQLYIGYIIIAILIALLCI, encoded by the coding sequence ATGGAAACGCTTTTGCTTTCACTAGCAGTTGTGCTTGCTGCAGGATTACTCCCCTTGTTGGCCAACCGCTTGTTCACGCCAATCAAGGCCTGCTACGTTATATTGACTCTCCTGGGATGTGCTTGGGGCCTCTATAGCCTCTGGCCACTTATGCAACTTTCCACCCCAGCCACCTACAGCGTGGCCTGGTTGCATCCCTTTGAGCTCAGGTTTTCCCTGGACGCTCTCTCTTCCTTCTTTCTTCTTCCCATTCTCTGTGTCTGCCCTCTGGCTGTTCTCTATGTCTTTCATTACATGGATCATAAAAAGGAACGCCAGCGCATCGGAGTGCATCTGTTTTTGTTCAATGTGCTTGTGGTGGCCATGGCCCTGGTTGTTCTGGCCGGGAATATGATCAGCTTTGTGCTTGCCTGGGAGATGATGTCCATCTCCTCTTTTTTTCTGGTCCTGCATGAATACGAGGAGAAGGCCACCCGGAAAGCCGGGTATATCTACCTGCTCTTTACCCAGCTTGGGGCCCTCTGCATCTTTTCTGGTATGGGTGTGGGCTTTGCCTTTACCCAGGTGCTTGATTTCTCCGCCTTGGCCAAGCTGCCGGAGACCGCAAAGCTCTGGATGTTTTGCCTGATGCTCTTTGGCTTTGGTTCCAAGGCCGGTATCTTTCCCATTCATATCTGGCTGCCCTATGCCCATCCCGCAGCGCCCAGCAACACCTCGGCGGTGATGTCTGGTGTGATGATCAAGATGGGTATTTACGGTATTGCCCGCTTTTACGGTCTGCTTGAGATCTCTTCTCCGCTTGCCGGTCAGATTGTGCTTGTCTTCGGTATGATCTCCGGTGTGCTGGGTGTGGTCTACGCCCTGGGTAATCAGGATATCAAAAAGCTCCTGGCTTACAGTAGTGTGGAAAATATCGGCATCATCCTCATTGGTTTTGGTGTGGGAATGATCGGCGCTGCCGAAGGTAACCTGCCCATGGCCATCTTTGGTTTTACCGGCGGTTTGCTCCATGTGCTCAATCACTCCATCTTCAAATCGCTGCTCTTTCTTGGAGCGGGGGCGGTGGCCAAGCAGGCTGGAACCCGCAAGATTGACCTGCTGGGCGGGTTGATGAAACGTATGCCCCTGACCGGAAAGAGTTTTCTCACCGGTTCGGTCGCTATCTCCGGGCTGCCTCCCTTCAATGGCTTTGTCAGTGAGTTTCTGATCTATGTGGGTGCCTTTTACGGCCTGCAGCTCGGTGGCGTGCAATATGTCTTTGCCATGCTGGCCATCCTTGCCATGGCGCTGATCGGTGGGCTGGCCGCCGCCTGTTTTACCCGCATTGTGGGCATCGTCTTTTTGGGTGAGCCGCGCAACGAACGGACCGCTGCCACCCAGGAATCCGGTTGGACCATGACCCTGCCGCTCATGCTTCTGGCCTGCTGTTGTCTGGTGATCGGCCTCTGGCCTGAGCCCTTTGTTCAGGCGGCGTTCAGGGCCTATGGGGTGATGCAGGCAAATCTGCAGCTCGATTCTGCGCAGCTTCTGGAGATCACCGGCAAGATGGCCCTGGGGGCACGCATTTTCTTTGTACTCTTTCTTGTCGCCCTGGTGGCTAGAAAGGTGCTTTACCGGGATAAGGTTGTGGCCAGTGGTCCCACCTGGGGCTGTGGATTTACCCAGGGCACCGTGCGGATTCAGTACACCGGTACCTCCTATGCCCTCTCTATGGTGGAATTTTTTCGCCCCGTGGTGCGTCTTTCTGTCCACTACACTGGGATTACTAAGATATTTCCTGCCAAGCCCTCCTATGAAACCCATGTCGATGATGTCGCCGAGCAGGCCTTGAACAGCGGTCTGGTGACCCCGGTTCAGTTTGTGCTCAGTAAACTGCGCTGGATTCAGCACGGTCATATCCAGCTCTACATTGGCTATATCATTATCGCTATCCTCATTGCGCTCTTGTGTATCTGA
- a CDS encoding proton-conducting transporter membrane subunit, with translation MLELIFLLPFAAGIAAFILPVMLGRVLLMATALGHLSLGVLGWSGRLTPLFKHFFGASPEGMLILMVTSFIFTCIALYALSYAKESELSAERVFSGCMLFFLGTMSMVTVAEHPIVLWIAIEATTLVSAPLIYVHRSQRALEATWKYVLICSVGIALALLGSFFVTLALDMVELHEPLSFALLNTLATQLDPIWLKVGFSFIVIGFGTKMGLAPMHTWLPDAHSEAPSPASALLSGALLNCAFLGIYKAHILMVNAGLGEFSGNLLVVFGLASMVVGGIFIYKQSDYKRMLAYSSIENMGIIAVGVGVGGVGLYGAFIHLIHHSLIKSSLFLSAGNILLAFGTKRVEQVQGLIRSMPKTFVSFLAGFVGIAGLPPFGLFVSEFLIIVAAVRGHWYLSVAIFVFALVLVVAGAGRVVMGMSFNEGEAPTGTGEKFVRFAPAYVLLLASVTLCVWMPESIYTTILHSIQAIGGFHG, from the coding sequence ATGCTAGAACTGATATTTTTACTGCCCTTTGCAGCGGGGATTGCTGCCTTTATTCTGCCGGTCATGCTTGGCAGGGTTCTGCTCATGGCAACCGCGCTTGGGCACCTGAGCCTTGGTGTGCTGGGCTGGTCCGGCCGCCTGACTCCCTTATTCAAACATTTCTTTGGGGCCTCACCGGAAGGAATGCTGATTCTGATGGTGACCTCGTTCATCTTTACCTGTATAGCCCTCTACGCCCTCTCCTATGCAAAGGAGTCCGAGTTGAGTGCGGAGCGTGTCTTCAGCGGTTGCATGCTCTTTTTTCTGGGGACCATGTCCATGGTGACCGTGGCCGAGCATCCCATCGTGCTCTGGATCGCCATTGAGGCCACCACCCTGGTCAGTGCGCCGCTGATTTATGTCCATCGCTCGCAGAGAGCTCTGGAAGCCACCTGGAAGTACGTGCTGATCTGCTCCGTGGGTATTGCCCTGGCCTTGCTGGGCAGCTTCTTTGTTACTTTGGCCCTGGATATGGTTGAGCTCCACGAGCCACTCTCCTTTGCCCTGTTGAACACTCTGGCAACCCAGCTGGACCCGATCTGGCTCAAGGTGGGCTTTTCCTTTATCGTCATCGGCTTTGGCACCAAGATGGGCCTGGCCCCCATGCATACCTGGCTGCCCGATGCCCATAGTGAGGCTCCGAGTCCTGCGTCGGCACTGCTTTCCGGTGCACTGCTGAACTGTGCCTTCTTGGGTATCTACAAGGCTCATATCCTCATGGTCAATGCTGGGCTTGGGGAGTTTTCCGGAAACCTCTTGGTGGTCTTCGGGCTCGCCTCCATGGTGGTCGGCGGTATCTTCATCTATAAACAGTCCGACTATAAGCGTATGCTGGCTTACTCCAGTATCGAGAATATGGGCATCATCGCCGTTGGTGTGGGCGTCGGTGGGGTGGGGCTTTATGGCGCCTTTATTCACCTGATCCATCACTCGCTGATCAAATCCTCACTCTTTTTGAGTGCTGGTAATATTCTGCTGGCCTTTGGGACCAAACGGGTGGAGCAGGTTCAGGGGCTGATTCGCTCCATGCCCAAGACCTTTGTTTCCTTTTTGGCCGGTTTTGTCGGTATTGCCGGTCTGCCTCCCTTTGGGCTTTTCGTCAGTGAGTTTCTGATTATCGTCGCCGCTGTGCGTGGTCACTGGTATCTCAGTGTGGCCATCTTTGTCTTTGCGCTTGTTCTGGTGGTTGCCGGTGCCGGTCGCGTGGTCATGGGCATGTCTTTTAATGAGGGTGAGGCGCCCACAGGCACTGGCGAGAAATTCGTTCGTTTTGCGCCTGCCTATGTGCTGCTGCTCGCCTCGGTGACGCTCTGTGTCTGGATGCCTGAATCCATCTACACAACCATTCTTCATTCAATTCAAGCAATCGGTGGTTTCCATGGATAA
- a CDS encoding tetratricopeptide repeat protein codes for MRFVGREKELGILKNAWEQAKQGGVQTVALIGESRLGKTRIVQEFYSWLNREEDPSNYWPDTLKAENDSLHVNPVYDDQYTLSENCSMPWLWWGIRWTKPEQRNTAQVSLCAVLADATRLDPHLGKIRNHFAYKQTQKKGGINAAKTLANLASGGLLDPVISIWERIEDWQKIRKARSEQMSPMKQMDRRQESQLTELQSLLIGLTSPNTCFAKGLPLILILDDVQWADPESLKFIQRLIHHYMQPDRAKSKHQPCVLVIATSWEKEWNEGSETPLPESAFSAPQTFSEVVRTLNKQTADDQKPGLAFTECRLQKISESLESVVLEDFPGLSPAQAQLIVERAGGSPGLLTELLIKLRGSRFLFEKGDHTLALTKSGEAKIRTMSVKYHDLVEERLNDIPYEESNILRIASYLGMNYSRPFARQLAAATLELLQESLSDTELQTILEHADKPLAIVQPVSQQIDEFRLPIYQEILSKQLADHEDLRESILQVGVTVISSWITAERLATFSPEEKVIFLNFANRELSARLERDNDQQVQLPLLKVASAQLVDVWVSGRVLPMAPLLSQWMENWRKCGESSLIDLSLQEINAVLGCANSLEKHDEIQEISRACIKLSESQPDDEHLSCMLVIGLRRLGESLQAHDNIQQAQSYFERCLKIAECNIGLFGETAERLRDIYVSQYSVGDILLKQDQVDQAQALFEDCLKTSQRILNEFGETAERLRDIYVSQYSVGDILLKQDQVDQAQVLFEDCLKTSQRILNEFGETAERLRDISVSQNKVGDILLMQDQVDQAQALFEDSLKTRQRILNEFGETAERLRDISISQDKVGDILLKQDQVDQAQALFEDSLKTRQRILNEFGETAERLRDISISQDKVGDILLMQDQVDQAQALFEDSLKTRQRILNEFGETAERLRDISISQDKVGDILLMQDQVDQAQALFEDSLETRQRILNEFGETAERLRDISVSQNKVGDILLMQDQVDQAQALFEDSLKTSNGSSTNLAKPLKGSEIYLSRKIK; via the coding sequence ATGCGTTTTGTCGGTCGGGAAAAAGAACTTGGGATCTTGAAAAATGCCTGGGAACAGGCAAAACAAGGAGGTGTCCAGACGGTTGCCCTCATCGGCGAGTCCCGTCTCGGCAAGACAAGAATTGTTCAGGAATTCTACTCCTGGCTGAACCGGGAAGAAGATCCCTCAAACTACTGGCCCGACACCCTGAAGGCCGAAAACGACAGCCTGCATGTCAACCCGGTCTATGATGACCAATATACTCTCTCGGAGAATTGTTCAATGCCGTGGCTCTGGTGGGGAATCCGCTGGACAAAGCCCGAGCAGAGGAACACGGCGCAGGTGTCCCTGTGTGCGGTTCTGGCGGACGCGACGCGCCTAGATCCACATCTTGGAAAAATCCGAAACCATTTTGCATATAAACAAACCCAAAAAAAGGGGGGGATCAATGCAGCGAAAACCCTTGCCAATTTAGCCTCTGGCGGCCTACTGGACCCCGTTATCTCCATATGGGAGAGGATTGAGGACTGGCAGAAAATACGAAAGGCAAGATCGGAACAGATGTCCCCCATGAAACAGATGGACCGCAGGCAGGAGAGTCAATTGACGGAACTGCAGTCGTTACTCATTGGACTCACCAGCCCGAACACCTGCTTTGCCAAAGGGCTACCCCTTATCCTCATCCTCGATGACGTCCAGTGGGCCGATCCAGAGAGTCTTAAGTTCATTCAGCGGCTCATCCACCACTATATGCAGCCTGACAGGGCTAAATCCAAACATCAGCCATGTGTTCTGGTCATTGCCACGAGTTGGGAAAAAGAATGGAATGAGGGCAGTGAAACGCCCTTGCCAGAATCGGCTTTCTCAGCCCCTCAGACCTTCTCCGAGGTAGTCCGCACGCTAAATAAACAAACAGCAGATGATCAGAAACCAGGCCTTGCCTTCACTGAATGCCGTTTGCAGAAAATCAGCGAATCTCTCGAATCGGTGGTCCTCGAAGATTTTCCAGGCTTGAGCCCGGCCCAGGCACAACTCATCGTTGAGCGCGCCGGCGGTTCGCCCGGCCTGCTCACGGAACTCCTGATAAAACTGCGCGGCTCAAGATTCCTCTTCGAAAAAGGCGACCATACATTAGCCTTGACGAAATCAGGCGAAGCCAAGATTCGCACCATGAGCGTGAAATATCATGACCTAGTCGAGGAGCGCTTGAATGACATTCCCTACGAGGAAAGCAATATCCTCAGGATTGCCAGCTATCTCGGCATGAATTATTCTCGCCCTTTCGCCCGGCAGCTAGCCGCAGCAACTCTCGAGCTCTTACAGGAGAGTCTCTCGGATACTGAGTTGCAGACCATCTTAGAACACGCAGATAAGCCACTGGCTATTGTTCAACCTGTCTCGCAACAGATAGACGAGTTCAGGCTGCCGATCTATCAGGAAATCCTGAGCAAGCAGCTGGCCGACCACGAGGATCTCCGGGAAAGCATTCTCCAGGTGGGCGTTACAGTTATTTCTTCCTGGATAACAGCGGAGCGTCTCGCAACATTTAGCCCGGAAGAAAAGGTTATCTTCCTGAATTTTGCAAACCGGGAGCTTTCGGCTCGTCTTGAACGGGATAATGATCAACAGGTACAGCTGCCGCTCCTGAAAGTAGCGAGCGCCCAACTCGTTGATGTCTGGGTGTCTGGTCGCGTTTTACCTATGGCTCCGCTGTTGTCGCAGTGGATGGAAAATTGGCGAAAGTGTGGGGAGTCTTCTCTTATTGATCTTTCTTTACAAGAAATAAATGCAGTTCTTGGTTGTGCTAACTCATTGGAAAAACATGATGAAATACAGGAAATTTCTAGGGCTTGCATAAAATTATCAGAGAGCCAGCCTGACGATGAACATTTATCTTGCATGCTGGTGATTGGTCTACGGCGATTGGGTGAAAGTTTACAGGCTCATGATAATATACAACAAGCGCAATCTTACTTTGAACGTTGCCTCAAAATAGCTGAATGTAATATTGGATTGTTTGGCGAAACCGCTGAAAGGCTCCGAGATATATATGTCTCACAATACAGTGTAGGCGACATCCTGTTAAAGCAGGACCAGGTAGATCAAGCCCAGGCTTTATTCGAGGACTGCCTCAAAACCAGCCAACGGATCCTCAACGAATTTGGCGAAACCGCTGAAAGGCTCCGAGATATATATGTCTCACAATACAGTGTAGGCGACATCCTGTTAAAGCAGGACCAGGTAGATCAAGCCCAGGTTTTATTCGAGGACTGCCTCAAAACCAGCCAACGGATCCTCAACGAATTTGGCGAAACCGCTGAAAGGCTCCGAGATATATCTGTTTCTCAAAATAAAGTAGGCGACATCCTGTTAATGCAGGACCAGGTAGATCAAGCCCAGGCTTTATTCGAGGACAGCCTCAAAACCCGCCAACGGATCCTCAACGAATTTGGCGAAACCGCTGAAAGGCTCCGAGATATATCTATCTCGCAAGATAAAGTAGGCGACATCCTGTTAAAGCAGGACCAGGTAGATCAAGCCCAGGCTTTATTCGAGGACAGCCTCAAAACCCGCCAACGGATCCTCAACGAATTTGGCGAAACCGCTGAAAGGCTCCGAGATATATCTATCTCGCAAGATAAAGTAGGCGACATCCTGTTAATGCAGGACCAGGTAGATCAAGCCCAGGCTTTATTCGAGGACAGCCTCAAAACCCGCCAACGGATCCTCAACGAATTTGGCGAAACCGCTGAAAGGCTCCGAGATATATCTATCTCGCAAGATAAAGTAGGCGACATCCTGTTAATGCAGGACCAGGTAGATCAAGCCCAGGCTTTATTCGAGGACAGCCTCGAAACCCGCCAACGGATCCTCAACGAATTTGGCGAAACCGCTGAAAGGCTCCGAGATATATCTGTTTCTCAAAATAAAGTAGGCGACATCCTGTTAATGCAGGACCAGGTAGATCAAGCCCAGGCTTTATTCGAGGACAGCCTCAAAACCAGCAACGGATCCTCAACGAATTTGGCGAAACCGCTGAAAGGCTCCGAGATATATCTATCTCGCAAGATAAAGTAG